The following coding sequences lie in one Rutidosis leptorrhynchoides isolate AG116_Rl617_1_P2 chromosome 4, CSIRO_AGI_Rlap_v1, whole genome shotgun sequence genomic window:
- the LOC139844907 gene encoding protein argonaute 1-like, translating into MVRKRRTQGESSESHEVGAGQGTGVQRPPAQQQRPAQQQPAAQQQPPAQQQRPAQQQPPAQPPQQPQQQRAYQGRGRGGQGPQGQYQAQGVPPPQGGRGWAPRGPSNVGGPPRGGMAPQQYPAGSIQQQQTPRGTAPIQRGVGSGPSMISTPELHQATHAPQQPRVTPPSGKAPVTEVQEAVAQLSIQREEPVQAPPASSKSLRFPLRPGKGSTGIRCIVKANHFFAELPDKDLHQYDVTITPEVTSRGVNRAVIAQLVKLYQVSHLGKRLPAYDGRKSLYTAGPLPFVSKDFKITLLDEDDGSGGARREREFKVAIKFASRADLHHLGMFLAGRQADAPQEALQVLDIVLRELPTNKYTPVGRSFYDPNLGQKQPLGEGLESWRGFYQSIRPTQMGLSLNIDMSSTAFIEPLPVIEFVTQLLNRDVTGRPLSDSDRVKIKKALRGIKVEVTHRGNMRRKYRICGLTPQATRELNFPVDETGTMKSVVEYFRETYGFVIQHIQWPCLQVGNTQRPNYLPMEVCKIVEGQRYSKRLNERQITALLKVTCQRPQDRERDILKTVTHNNYANDDYAKEFGIKISQKLASVEARILPPPWLKYHDTGREKDCLPQVGQWNMMNKKMVNGGRVANWICINFARNVQDNMAKTFCYELAQMCNISGMAFNPEPVLPALTDRPDRVERVLKARFHEAMTKLQPQRKELDLLIVILPDNNGSLYGDLKRICETDLGIVSQCCLTKHVFKMSKQYLANVALKINVKVGGRNTVLRDAISRRIPNVSDVPTIIFGADVTHPHPGEDSSPSIAAVVASQDWPEITKYAGLVCAQAHRQELIQDLYKEWQDPNKGKVSGGMIKELLISFRRATGQKPQRIIFYRDGVSEGQFYQVLLYELDAIRKACASLEPNYQPPVTFVVVQKRHHTRLFADNHRDRNATDRSGNVLPGTVVDSKICHPTEFDFYLCSHAGIQGTSRPAHYHVLWDENKFEADALQSLTNNLCYTYARCTRSVSIVPPAYYAHLAAFRARFYMEPDTSDSGSMTSGAAGRGMGARSTRVPGSNAAVRPLPALKDNVKRVMFYC; encoded by the exons ATGGTGAGGAAGAGAAGAACTCAAGGTGAGAGTTCCGAGTCACATGAAGTTGGTGCTGGACAGGGCACTGGAGTTCAACGACCACCAGCCCAACAACAGCGGCCAGCTCAACAACAACCGGCAGCACAACAACAGCCGCCAGCCCAACAACAGCGGCCAGCTCAACAACAACCGCCAGCACAACCACCACAACAGCCACAGCAACAACGTGCCTATCAAGGACGAGGACGAGGTGGTCAGGGACCACAGGGTCAGTACCAAGCTCAGGGGGTACCACCACCTCAAGGAGGTAGAGGTTGGGCTCCACGTGGGCCATCCAATGTTGGTGGGCCCCCTCGCGGTGGCATGGCCCCACAACAGTATCCTGCTGGATCAATTCAACAACAGCAGACTCCAAGAGGAACTGCACCAATTCAGCGTGGTGTTGGTTCTGGACCTTCAATGATATCAACTCCCGAGCTGCACCAAGCAACACATGCTCCCCAGCAACCCAGGGTCACACCTCCATCTGGAAAAGCACCTGTCACTGAAGTGCAAGAGGCAGTGGCTCAGCTCTCTATCCAGAGAGAGGAGCCTGTTCAAGCCCCACCTGCTTCTAGCAAGTCACTGAGGTTCCCTCTACGCCCGGGAAAAGGTAGCACGGGAATAAGGTGCATTGTTAAGGCCAACCATTTCTTTGCTGAACTGCCTGACAAGGATTTGCACCAGTATGAT GTTACCATCACCCCTGAAGTGACCTCACGTGGTGTGAACCGGGCGGTGATTGCACAGCTGGTGAAACTTTATCAGGTTTCACATCTTGGGAAGCGTCTCCCTGCATATGATGGAAGAAAGAGTCTCTATACTGCTGGACCTCTGCCTTTTGTATCGAAAGATTTTAAAATTACTCtgcttgatgaagatgatggatcaGGCGGTGCCAG GAGAGAGAGGGAATTTAAAGTTGCAATCAAGTTCGCTTCGCGTGCTGACTTGCATCACTTAGGAATGTTTTTAGCGGGAAGGCAGGCTGACGCACCACAGGAAGCACTTCAGGTGCTAGATATTGTTCTTCGGGAGTTGCCTACTAATAA GTACACGCCAGTGGGCAGATCATTTTATGACCCTAATCTGGGTCAGAAGCAACCATTGGGTGAAGGGCTCGAAAGTTGGCGTGGCTTCTACCAGAGCATACGTCCTACTCAGATGGGATTGTCTCTTAATATTG ACATGTCTTCTACTGCCTTCATTGAGCCACTACCGGTGATTGAATTTGTTACTCAGCTTCTAAACAGGGATGTTACAGGCAGACCATTATCCGATTCTGACCGGGTGAAG ATAAAAAAAGCATTAAGAGGAATCAAGGTTGAAGTAACACACCGTGGAAATATGCGTCGGAAGTATCGTATATGTGGTTTAACACCTCAAGCAACAAGAGAGCTTAA TTTTCCTGTGGATGAAACCGGAACAATGAAATCTGTGGTTGAGTACTTCCGTGAGACTTATGGTTTTGTGATCCAACACATACAATGGCCATGCCTGCAAGTGGGAAATACTCAGAGACCAAATTATCTGCCTATGGAG GTCTGTAAGATTGTAGAGGGTCAGAGGTACTCAAAGAGGTTGAATGAGAGACAAATTACAGCTCTACTCAAAGTCACCTGTCAGCGTCCTCAGGACAGAGAGAGGGATATCCTAAAG ACCGTGACTCACAATAATTATGCTAATGATGACTATGCAAAGGAGTTTGGCATAAAAATTAGCCAGAAGCTAGCTTCTGTTGAAGCTCGGATCTTGCCTCCTCCTTGG CTCAAGTACCATGACACGGGCCGTGAAAAGGACTGTCTTCCTCAAGTAGGTCAATGGAACATGATGAACAAG aaaatgGTTAATGGGGGGAGAGTTGCAAACTGGATCTGCATAAATTTTGCTCGCAATGTGCAAGATAATATGGCTAAAACATTTTGCTACGAGCTTGCCCAGATGTGTAATATTTCTGGCATG GCATTTAATCCCGAACCTGTGCTTCCAGCACTTACTGATCGTCCTGATCGGGTTGAGCGTGTGTTGAAAGCTCGTTTCCATGAGGCTATGACGAAGCTCCAGCCTCAGAGAAAAGAGCTTGATTTGCTGATTGTTATTTTGCCTGATAACAATGGCTCTCTTTATG GTGACCTGAAACGGATATGTGAGACTGATCTTGGGATTGTTTCTCAGTGCTGTCTCACGAAACATGTGTTTAAGATGAGCAAGCAGTACTTAGCGAATGTTGCTTTGAAGATAAATGTGAAAGTTGGAGGAAGGAACACTGTCCTCCGTGATGCAATTTCAAGGCGGATCCCTAATGTTAGCGATGTTCCTACTATCATCTTTGGGGCTGATGTCACCCATCCGCATCCTGGGGAAGATTCAAGCCCTTCTATTGCAGCT GTTGTTGCTTCTCAAGATTGGCCTGAGATAACAAAGTATGCTGGCTTGGTTTGTGCACAAGCCCACCGTCAAGAGCTTATCCAAGACCTATATAAAGAGTGGCAGGACCCTAATAAAGGCAAAGTTTCTGGTGGCATGATCAA GGAGCTGCTCATCTCTTTCCGTAGAGCTACGGGACAAAAACCACAAAGGATTATTTTTTACAG GGATGGTGTGAGCGAGGGTCAATTTTATCAAGTCTTGCTGTATGAACTTGATGCAATCCGTAAG GCATGTGCATCACTGGAGCCAAATTATCAGCCTCCTGTAACATTTGTGGTCGTTCAAAAACGTCATCACACCAGATTGTTTGCAGACAACCATCGTGATCGCAATGCTACTGACAGGAGTGGAAATGTTCTGCCAG GCACTGTTGTTGACTCCAAGATATGTCATCCCACGGAGTTTGATTTTTACTTGTGCAGCCATGCTGGAATTCAA GGTACGAGCCGTCCGGCTCATTACCATGTGTTATGGGATGAGAACAAGTTTGAGGCTGATGCTCTACAATCGCTCACAAATAACCTGTGTTACAC ATATGCTAGGTGCACTCGATCTGTATCTATTG TACCACCGGCCTACTATGCTCACCTGGCTGCCTTCCGTGCACGTTTTTATATGGAGCCTGATACATCAGACAGTGGGTCGATGACGAGTGGGGCTGCTGGTCGTGGGATGGGTGCAAGGAGCACCCGTGTGCCAGGGTCGAATGCTGCGGTTAGACCTCTCCCTGCTCTCAAGGATAATGTGAAGCGGGTCATGTTCTACTGCTAA